The following proteins are co-located in the Colius striatus isolate bColStr4 chromosome 6, bColStr4.1.hap1, whole genome shotgun sequence genome:
- the GPR68 gene encoding ovarian cancer G-protein coupled receptor 1, which produces MVNFTENATEKCTINHDIHQTLSPVVYIFVFILGLPANCLSLYYGYLQIKAKNELGIYLCNLTVADLLYIFSLPFWLQYVLQHDNWTYNELLCKICGILLYENIYISVGFLCCISIDRYLAVVHPFRFQRFRTMKAAVIVSIVIWTKEIMTCCFVFTHGEISMDAESHVVCFEHYPIKEWEHNVNYYRFSAGFLFPFFLLAFSYCGILRVVHKSHGTQKKKKIQIKRLVSSTVLIFLVCFGPYHILLVVRSLLENNCSFAEKIFNIYHVSLLLTTFNCIADPVLYCFSSESTYQNFAKMRDSCLTFLGCLRTETKESYPLNAPETPSRPQHEQQPGSLQVSRDGTGMKDSSVTIMGSL; this is translated from the coding sequence atgGTGAATTTCACAGAGAATGCAACTGAGAAGTGCACTATTAATCATGATATCCATCAGACATTATCCCCTGTGGTATacatatttgtatttatattaGGCTTGCCTGCTAACTGCCTGTCACTGTACTATGGGTATTTACAGATCAAGGCTAAAAATGAACTGGGTATCTACCTTTGCAATTTGACAGTAGCAGATCTgctttatatattttctttgcctttctggCTTCAGTATGTTTTACAGCATGACAACTGGACCTACAATGAGCTGCTGTGCAAAATTTGTGGCATCCTCTTGTATGAGAATATCTATATCAGTGTGGGCTTCCTCTGCTGCATCTCCATTGATCGCTACCTCGCAGTAGTGCACCCTTTTAGATTTCAGCGGTTTCGGACAATGAAGGCTGCTGTGATTGTGAGCATCGTTATCTGGACCAAGGAAATAATGACATGCTGCTTTGTCTTTACACATGGAGAGATCAGTATGGATGCCGAAAGCCACGTAGTGTGCTTCGAGCACTACCCTATCAAAGAGTGGGAGCACAATGTCAATTACTACCGTTTCTCTGCTGgcttccttttccccttctttctgtTGGCCTTCTCTTACTGTGGGATTTTAAGAGTGGTCCACAAGAGTCATGGCActcaaaagaagaagaaaatccaaATTAAACGACTAGTTTCGAGCACTGTTCTAATTTTTTTAGTTTGCTTTGGACCATACCACATCCTGCTTGTGGTGCGCAGCTTGCTGGAAAACAACTGCTCCTTTgctgagaaaatatttaatatttaccaTGTTTCTCTCCTGTTGACTACTTTTAACTGCATTGCTGATCCAGTATTGTACTGTTTTTCCAGTGAAAGCACTTACCAGAACTTTGCCAAGATGCGAGACTCTTGTTTAACATTTTTAGGGTGTCTGAGGACTGAGACAAAGGAATCCTATCCACTGAATGCTCCAGAAACACCCAGCAGGCCACAGCATGAGCAACAACCAGGGTCGTTACAGGTATCACGTGATGGTACTGGAATGAAGGACTCCTCCGTAACTATCATGGGCAGCCTATAG